A genomic window from Ignavibacteria bacterium includes:
- a CDS encoding acyl-CoA carboxylase subunit beta, whose amino-acid sequence MKNLLRKVNAAAKEISLGGGKKAIEKLHGQKKLHCRERVELLIDKGSFFMEIGLFTAYGMYKEYGGAPSSGTIFGIGKIHGRNCVIVANDATVKAGAWFPITCKKNLRAQEIAIENRLPIIYLVDSAGVFLPLQEDIFPDKEHFGRIFRNNAVMSSMGIPQIAAIMGPCVAGGAYLPIMSDEALIVEGNGSVFLAGSHLVKAAIGENIENEALGGATVHTEISGVTDYKMKSDEECLETIRNLVSKFGHTERAGFDRIEPKEPLYPEKEIYGIMPQDRAKPYDMYELIARITDGSEIDEYKAGYGKTIITAYARINGWSVGIVANQRKIEKTAKGEMQVGGVIYSDSADKGARFIMNCNQKKIPLVFLQDVTGFMVGSRAEHGGIIKDGAKMVNAVANSVVPKITLIVGNSYGAGNYAMCGKAYDPRFIFAYPTASIAVMGGAQASSVLLNIKVGQLKKQGKELSEEEQNAMLKEIKDHYDEHADPLYAASQLWVDGIIDPAETRKVISTCLECADNNPNMPKFNPGVLQV is encoded by the coding sequence ATGAAGAACCTTCTTCGAAAGGTTAATGCCGCAGCAAAGGAAATATCACTTGGCGGCGGGAAAAAAGCAATTGAGAAGCTTCATGGCCAGAAAAAGCTGCACTGCAGGGAACGCGTAGAGTTGCTTATTGATAAAGGTTCATTTTTTATGGAAATAGGTCTGTTCACAGCTTATGGAATGTATAAGGAATACGGCGGTGCACCTTCAAGCGGAACGATATTTGGTATCGGGAAGATACACGGGCGCAATTGTGTTATAGTAGCAAATGATGCTACAGTTAAGGCAGGAGCATGGTTCCCGATTACATGCAAAAAAAATCTGAGAGCCCAGGAAATTGCCATCGAAAACAGGCTGCCGATAATTTATCTGGTTGATTCAGCCGGAGTATTCCTTCCGCTGCAGGAAGATATTTTTCCGGATAAAGAACACTTCGGAAGGATATTCAGAAATAATGCTGTAATGAGCTCTATGGGTATTCCCCAGATAGCCGCTATTATGGGACCCTGTGTTGCAGGTGGAGCTTACCTGCCAATTATGAGTGATGAAGCACTGATAGTTGAAGGTAACGGAAGCGTATTCCTTGCAGGCTCACACCTGGTAAAGGCAGCAATCGGAGAAAATATCGAAAACGAAGCCCTCGGCGGAGCTACCGTTCACACAGAAATTTCAGGCGTTACTGATTATAAAATGAAAAGCGATGAAGAATGCCTTGAAACGATCAGGAACCTGGTAAGCAAATTCGGACACACAGAAAGAGCCGGCTTTGACAGGATTGAACCTAAAGAACCGCTGTACCCGGAAAAGGAAATATACGGCATAATGCCGCAGGATAGGGCAAAGCCTTATGATATGTATGAGCTGATAGCAAGAATAACTGATGGAAGTGAAATTGATGAGTATAAAGCCGGTTATGGCAAGACGATCATTACTGCATACGCCAGAATTAACGGCTGGTCAGTGGGAATAGTAGCAAACCAGCGCAAGATTGAAAAGACAGCAAAAGGTGAAATGCAGGTTGGCGGGGTAATTTATTCAGATAGCGCAGATAAAGGCGCAAGATTCATAATGAACTGTAACCAGAAAAAAATACCGCTGGTATTTTTACAGGATGTAACAGGCTTTATGGTGGGTTCCAGGGCAGAGCATGGCGGCATAATTAAAGACGGCGCTAAGATGGTGAACGCTGTGGCTAATTCCGTTGTACCTAAAATAACACTGATAGTTGGCAACAGCTACGGCGCGGGCAATTACGCAATGTGCGGCAAGGCATATGACCCCAGGTTCATTTTTGCTTACCCAACTGCATCAATTGCAGTGATGGGCGGTGCGCAGGCATCAAGTGTGCTGCTTAATATCAAAGTGGGACAGCTCAAAAAACAGGGAAAAGAGCTTAGTGAAGAAGAACAGAATGCAATGCTTAAGGAAATTAAAGATCATTATGATGAACACGCGGATCCGCTTTACGCTGCTTCGCAGCTTTGGGTTGATGGTATTATTGATCCTGCTGAAACCCGCAAGGTAATTTCAACCTGCCTTGAGTGTGCTGATAATAATCCAAATATGCCTAAGTTTAACCCGGGTGTGCTGCAGGTGTGA
- a CDS encoding GrpB family protein has translation MKTEVVPYDPAWKEKYLKEALAIKEKCGNKIFIIEHAGSTSVEGLAAKPVIDIYIGTRSLEDAHSLIEPLTELGYEYYKDFEDILPFRRYLENLLMASVLSTFTLQMQGIISGILT, from the coding sequence ATGAAAACGGAAGTTGTTCCATATGACCCGGCCTGGAAGGAAAAGTATTTAAAAGAAGCCCTTGCTATCAAAGAAAAATGCGGTAACAAAATATTTATAATAGAGCACGCCGGCAGTACTTCAGTTGAGGGTCTGGCAGCAAAACCTGTTATTGATATTTACATTGGTACAAGGTCGCTGGAAGACGCTCACAGCCTCATTGAGCCTCTTACTGAACTTGGCTATGAGTATTATAAAGATTTTGAAGATATTCTTCCCTTCCGAAGGTATTTAGAAAATTTATTGATGGCAAGCGTTCTTTCCACATTCACGCTACAAATGCAGGGCATTATTTCAGGAATATTGACCTGA
- a CDS encoding GNAT family N-acetyltransferase: MFRDYITVNQTAAREYEALKLKLAEIDFDDPAGYNHAKDELCLKLKSDALKFFGDKFEKTESEATYLMHKFAGEDAFRRAGFKMQRSGDLTSIRSDIFPGFSLNRTLGIFNLDKALLDSAEKFYSGKTGKFALQIPPGLLDDNKKEMLKSGNYEYANSLITFYKDTSPVKSAGCDLEIREVTKEKAKDFAFMLNTVFDFPHEFDDVIASTVGTDRWVNFMAFENDKPAGSAGVCITGETAYLSFANVLPEYRRRGIQGELLKLRIDAARDRGAKWIFVDTGEDSEENPNPSYWNILRCGFRLMYNRPNYVKINKP; this comes from the coding sequence ATGTTCAGGGATTATATTACAGTTAATCAAACTGCCGCACGGGAATATGAAGCACTTAAGCTGAAGCTTGCTGAAATAGATTTTGATGACCCTGCAGGCTATAATCATGCAAAAGATGAGCTCTGCCTAAAATTGAAATCTGATGCCCTAAAATTCTTTGGTGATAAGTTCGAAAAAACAGAATCAGAAGCAACATACCTGATGCACAAATTCGCAGGAGAAGATGCCTTTAGGCGAGCAGGCTTTAAAATGCAGCGCAGCGGTGATCTTACTTCCATAAGGTCTGATATTTTTCCGGGCTTTTCATTGAACAGGACCCTAGGAATTTTTAACCTCGATAAAGCATTGCTTGATTCAGCTGAAAAATTTTATTCAGGTAAAACAGGTAAGTTCGCATTGCAGATCCCGCCCGGACTGCTTGACGATAATAAAAAAGAAATGCTGAAGTCAGGAAATTACGAATATGCAAACTCCTTGATAACATTTTATAAAGATACTTCACCTGTTAAATCAGCTGGTTGTGATCTTGAAATACGCGAAGTAACAAAAGAAAAAGCAAAGGATTTTGCTTTTATGCTGAATACAGTATTTGACTTTCCGCATGAATTTGATGATGTAATTGCTTCAACTGTAGGCACTGACCGATGGGTAAATTTTATGGCTTTTGAAAATGATAAGCCCGCTGGTTCTGCCGGCGTTTGCATCACCGGAGAAACCGCTTATCTTTCGTTTGCAAATGTACTGCCTGAATATCGCAGACGCGGTATACAGGGTGAGTTATTAAAGCTCAGGATCGATGCAGCAAGAGATCGCGGAGCTAAATGGATCTTTGTTGATACAGGCGAAGATTCAGAAGAAAATCCAAATCCATCATACTGGAACATCTTGAGGTGCGGATTCCGTTTAATGTATAACAGGCCGAACTATGTTAAAATAAACAAGCCTTAA
- a CDS encoding AAA family ATPase — protein sequence MNDKIVISICGAAGAGKSTLAKKLARELGDTMAARIPGDYYLKSYNNEPYEEYMNTPFKYDWEMIKQVIDTPIGIQAESPNFDFNKLIRVDKTGGKPFRICRYMIIDTILPYPKSNYIFRVSGPEDLRLKNIKERDKAQKSNSAKNWQKMEVTAKELDSKKYRFNLVLSSFNDVDVNVGKIVDYLK from the coding sequence ATGAACGATAAAATAGTTATAAGTATATGCGGCGCTGCGGGCGCCGGTAAATCAACTCTTGCAAAAAAGCTCGCGCGTGAACTGGGCGATACAATGGCTGCAAGAATTCCCGGTGACTACTATCTTAAATCATACAACAATGAACCATATGAGGAGTATATGAACACTCCTTTTAAGTATGATTGGGAAATGATCAAACAGGTTATTGATACACCTATCGGAATACAGGCTGAGAGCCCGAATTTTGATTTTAATAAATTGATCAGGGTTGATAAAACCGGCGGCAAACCTTTCAGGATTTGCAGGTATATGATTATTGATACTATACTGCCCTATCCAAAAAGCAATTACATTTTCAGGGTATCAGGACCGGAAGACCTGAGGCTTAAGAATATAAAGGAGCGCGATAAAGCGCAGAAATCGAATTCAGCAAAGAACTGGCAGAAAATGGAAGTAACGGCTAAGGAGCTTGATTCAAAAAAATACAGGTTCAACCTTGTTCTCAGTTCATTCAATGATGTTGATGTTAACGTAGGGAAAATTGTTGATTATTTGAAGTAA
- a CDS encoding VOC family protein, producing the protein MKIPDNTKIQSAELKVKDLTASLHFYSELMGFKVISQDQNSVQLSATGKMPYQLLLREDKNAVYKPKGTTGLFHIAIKLPNRKELARVFLRLFNNRIKFQGFSDHLVSEAIYLQDPDENGIELYADRPREDWPYNMGQVEMATLPLNLNTITDELNDRNVWNGIHPDTEIGHIHLNVSDLKKAQNFYSFILGMNVTNSAYNGAMFFSAGGYHHHIGTNVWSSRNGSPAPSNSVGLLSFTITIPDPDCINLITNRAKEAGLHSASFDGKSAEVKDFDGNKIILAI; encoded by the coding sequence ATGAAAATACCTGATAATACAAAAATTCAAAGCGCAGAGCTGAAGGTAAAAGACCTCACAGCTTCATTACATTTTTATTCTGAGCTGATGGGATTTAAAGTGATCTCTCAGGATCAAAATTCTGTTCAGCTTTCTGCCACCGGGAAAATGCCGTACCAGTTACTTCTGAGAGAAGATAAAAATGCAGTTTACAAACCTAAAGGAACAACAGGGTTGTTTCATATTGCAATAAAACTGCCCAACAGGAAAGAGCTTGCCCGGGTTTTTTTAAGACTGTTCAATAACAGGATCAAATTCCAGGGATTTTCAGATCACCTGGTTAGCGAAGCAATATACCTGCAAGACCCCGATGAAAATGGTATAGAACTTTATGCAGACAGACCCCGTGAAGACTGGCCTTACAATATGGGGCAGGTTGAAATGGCAACACTGCCTTTGAATCTGAATACAATTACAGATGAACTTAATGACAGAAACGTATGGAATGGTATTCACCCTGATACAGAAATAGGTCATATACATCTCAATGTAAGTGATCTTAAAAAGGCTCAGAATTTTTACAGTTTTATTTTGGGAATGAATGTTACAAATTCTGCATATAACGGAGCAATGTTCTTTTCAGCAGGCGGATATCATCATCATATTGGAACAAATGTGTGGTCGTCCCGGAATGGATCACCTGCGCCTTCCAATTCCGTTGGATTGTTAAGCTTCACAATAACGATCCCCGATCCTGATTGTATTAACTTAATTACAAACAGAGCCAAAGAAGCAGGTCTGCATTCTGCTTCCTTTGACGGTAAATCTGCAGAAGTTAAAGATTTTGACGGGAATAAAATAATTTTGGCAATTTAG
- a CDS encoding trypsin-like peptidase domain-containing protein gives MKEPSSIFEKLFFTTVRIATLNKNTYKREVGTGFFIRKQLKDDLSLVYLVTAKHVIDDMSDCVIFMHATKEGKLDLGNPMRIELDKFGNDWIKHERFDVAILSIGPILNELKEKNTEPFLLFIDLDYSPVQEEIDEYIDGVEDVYFIGYPDDKYDKVNMIPIMRKGITATPYNINYNGESKFVIDASIYEGTSGSPILICNPDNFSLKGKGLHAGTRLFFLGLISRAYRRMEDEEYINLGICCKSSIIYELIEQHAKKHNFELEPRRKICIPGLS, from the coding sequence ATGAAAGAACCATCCAGCATATTCGAAAAGCTTTTTTTCACAACAGTAAGAATTGCAACCTTAAACAAAAATACATATAAAAGAGAAGTTGGAACAGGATTCTTTATTCGCAAACAACTTAAAGATGATTTATCGTTAGTTTATTTGGTTACTGCTAAGCATGTCATTGATGATATGAGTGATTGCGTAATTTTTATGCATGCTACCAAAGAAGGTAAATTAGATTTAGGGAATCCAATGAGAATCGAATTAGATAAATTTGGAAATGATTGGATTAAACATGAGAGATTTGATGTTGCAATTTTAAGTATAGGTCCAATCCTTAATGAATTAAAAGAAAAGAATACTGAACCTTTCTTGTTATTTATTGATTTGGACTATTCTCCGGTACAAGAAGAAATCGATGAATATATAGATGGGGTCGAAGATGTTTATTTTATTGGATACCCAGATGATAAGTATGACAAGGTAAACATGATACCAATTATGCGAAAGGGAATTACGGCAACACCATACAATATTAACTATAATGGAGAATCAAAATTTGTAATAGATGCTTCAATTTATGAAGGTACAAGCGGGAGTCCTATATTGATATGTAACCCTGATAATTTTTCATTGAAGGGCAAAGGTTTACATGCTGGCACCAGATTATTTTTTCTTGGATTGATAAGTAGAGCTTATAGGAGAATGGAAGACGAAGAATATATTAATCTGGGTATTTGTTGCAAATCATCAATCATTTATGAATTAATTGAACAACATGCTAAAAAGCATAATTTTGAATTAGAGCCTCGCAGGAAGATATGTATTCCAGGGTTATCTTGA